One genomic region from Streptomyces sp. NBC_00457 encodes:
- a CDS encoding dihydrofolate reductase family protein, whose product MRKIIVCTFLTLDGVMQAPGGPDEDAESGFEHGGWQKPVSDDEVGMAIAGWYEHSDAMLLGRKTYEIFASYWPTADPDNPFTHRMNSMHKYVASRTLTSVEWQNSTLLEGDTVDALRKLKASDGGNINVVGSGDLAQTLMQHGLVDEYRLTIHPVIIGTGKRLFADGAIPTALEPVSVSTTKGGTIVGVYRPHGKPSYDSY is encoded by the coding sequence ATGCGCAAGATCATCGTGTGCACGTTTCTGACGCTGGACGGCGTCATGCAGGCGCCGGGCGGTCCGGACGAGGACGCTGAGAGCGGCTTCGAGCACGGCGGCTGGCAGAAACCGGTGTCCGACGACGAGGTCGGCATGGCCATCGCCGGCTGGTACGAGCACTCCGACGCGATGCTGCTCGGCCGCAAGACGTACGAGATCTTCGCTTCGTACTGGCCGACCGCCGATCCCGACAACCCGTTCACCCATCGGATGAACAGCATGCACAAGTACGTGGCGTCTCGGACCCTGACGTCCGTCGAGTGGCAGAACTCCACGCTGCTGGAGGGCGACACCGTCGATGCCCTACGCAAGTTGAAGGCGTCCGACGGCGGCAACATCAACGTCGTCGGCAGCGGCGACCTCGCCCAGACCCTCATGCAGCACGGCCTCGTCGACGAGTACCGGCTGACCATCCACCCGGTGATCATCGGTACCGGCAAGCGGCTGTTCGCCGACGGAGCTATCCCCACCGCGCTGGAGCCGGTCAGCGTTTCGACGACGAAGGGCGGCACCATCGTCGGCGTCTACCGGCCACACGGTAAGCCCAGCTACGACAGCTACTAA
- a CDS encoding PQQ-dependent sugar dehydrogenase, with protein sequence MKIFRRIAASTAVLLGAGLLQAVPGAAAAAPTRYEAENASYVSGSTVDDDFAGYSGTGFVNTPNSAGSYVEFTVNAAGAGNAKLALRYANGTTADRPADIAVDGTVVKSGYSFPSTSTWSAWTTTTVSVPVVAGSNKIRLTATGSGGLANTDYLDFELSSTDTQVPSRPGQPSCSAITEDGLTLSWGASTDNVGVAAYDIYEHGNKISEAAGSATSKALTGLSPNTTYNLTVIARDAAGNASAASPVVDCTTAKSTDTTAPSRPGTLLAANVTAGSAELSWGASTDDKAVVGYDVRSGTTVYKTVTGTSTSLTGLACNSPYALNVVARDAAGNVSEQSNTVSFTTKACVTDGGVPSSIATVSSGWTIPWGTYWMPDGQTALVTERDDFRVWKVTKDGTKTQVGTVPNAVTTNGEGGLLGVAVDPKWETNRYVYFMHTASEGNRVVRMTYNGGSLTGYTVLLQGIKKNRYHNGGRLAFGPDGYLYISTGDAQTPDLAQDKNSLNGKILRMTTDGKAAPGNPFNNYVYSYGHRNPQGLAFDRNGRLWEAEFGNSSKDELNLIKPGANYGWPTCEGTCDVSGMTNPKKTWNVSEASPSGIAIVRNVIYMASLRGERLWRIPITGDTENVGTATAYYVGTYGRLRTVTKVPGADQLWLSTTNSDNNGGEADGSDKIFRVSIS encoded by the coding sequence ATGAAGATCTTCCGTCGGATCGCCGCGAGCACGGCCGTGCTGCTCGGTGCCGGACTCCTCCAGGCCGTACCGGGGGCCGCCGCGGCGGCCCCCACCCGCTACGAGGCGGAGAACGCGTCATACGTCTCGGGCTCCACCGTGGACGACGACTTCGCCGGCTACTCCGGAACCGGCTTCGTGAACACCCCGAACTCGGCGGGCAGTTACGTCGAGTTCACCGTCAACGCCGCGGGCGCGGGCAACGCGAAGCTCGCCCTGCGGTACGCCAACGGCACGACGGCGGACCGCCCGGCCGACATCGCGGTCGACGGCACCGTGGTCAAGTCCGGCTACTCGTTCCCGTCCACCAGCACCTGGTCCGCCTGGACCACGACAACGGTCTCCGTCCCGGTCGTCGCGGGCAGCAACAAGATCCGGCTCACCGCGACCGGCTCGGGCGGCCTGGCCAACACCGACTATCTCGACTTCGAACTCTCCTCCACCGACACGCAGGTGCCGAGCCGCCCGGGACAGCCCAGTTGCTCGGCGATCACCGAGGACGGGCTCACCCTGTCCTGGGGTGCCTCGACCGACAACGTGGGCGTGGCCGCGTACGACATCTACGAGCATGGCAACAAGATCAGCGAGGCCGCGGGCAGTGCGACCTCCAAGGCGCTGACCGGGCTGAGCCCGAACACCACCTACAACCTGACGGTCATCGCCAGGGACGCGGCCGGCAACGCCTCGGCCGCCAGCCCGGTCGTGGACTGCACGACAGCGAAGAGCACCGACACCACCGCGCCGAGCAGGCCCGGCACACTGTTGGCCGCCAATGTGACCGCCGGCAGCGCCGAGTTGAGCTGGGGCGCCTCGACGGACGACAAAGCGGTCGTCGGCTATGACGTACGCAGCGGCACCACCGTCTACAAGACCGTCACGGGTACGTCGACCTCGCTGACCGGGCTCGCCTGCAACAGCCCGTACGCGCTGAACGTGGTGGCGCGCGACGCGGCGGGCAATGTGTCCGAGCAGAGCAACACCGTCAGCTTCACGACGAAGGCGTGTGTGACGGACGGCGGTGTTCCCTCGTCGATCGCCACCGTCTCCAGCGGCTGGACCATCCCCTGGGGCACGTACTGGATGCCCGACGGACAGACCGCGTTGGTCACCGAGCGGGACGACTTCCGGGTGTGGAAGGTGACGAAGGACGGAACGAAGACGCAGGTCGGTACCGTGCCGAACGCCGTCACGACCAACGGCGAAGGCGGACTGCTGGGCGTGGCGGTCGACCCCAAGTGGGAGACCAACCGCTACGTGTACTTCATGCACACGGCGTCCGAGGGCAACCGGGTCGTCCGCATGACATACAACGGCGGCTCGCTGACCGGCTATACGGTCCTCCTCCAGGGCATCAAGAAGAACCGCTACCACAACGGCGGCCGGCTCGCCTTCGGCCCCGACGGTTATCTGTACATCTCGACCGGCGACGCCCAGACGCCCGACCTCGCACAGGACAAGAACTCGCTCAACGGCAAGATCCTGCGCATGACCACGGACGGAAAGGCCGCCCCCGGCAACCCGTTCAACAACTACGTCTACAGCTACGGCCACCGCAATCCGCAGGGCCTCGCCTTCGACCGCAACGGGCGCCTGTGGGAAGCGGAGTTCGGCAACAGTTCCAAGGACGAGCTGAACCTCATCAAGCCGGGCGCCAACTACGGCTGGCCGACCTGCGAGGGCACCTGTGATGTGTCCGGCATGACCAACCCGAAGAAGACGTGGAACGTCTCCGAGGCCTCTCCGAGCGGTATCGCCATCGTCCGCAACGTCATTTACATGGCGTCCCTGCGCGGGGAGCGGCTGTGGCGGATCCCGATCACCGGCGACACGGAGAACGTCGGTACGGCGACGGCGTACTACGTGGGCACGTACGGGCGCCTTCGTACGGTCACCAAGGTGCCGGGCGCCGACCAGCTCTGGCTCTCGACGACGAACAGCGACAACAACGGAGGCGAGGCGGACGGCTCGGACAAGATCTTCCGGGTGAGCATCAGCTAG